One window of Roseisolibacter agri genomic DNA carries:
- a CDS encoding dipeptidase, with product MRRLPLVAALLIAPSVLGAQAPAAPAAAPAPSAADRARAERALRAAPLTDGHNDLPWAIREATPNANVEDARGAWGDSLPAALDVDAYDLRTRTKGHTDFTRLAQGMLGAQFWSVYIPGEPVDGAYGRHGKVASTPGYARVQLEQIDIARRVIARYPDRLAFATRAADVAPARRAGKIASFLGMEGGHAIENSLGALRTYYDLGVRYMTLTHNVTLDWADAALDSARHGGLTDFGRDVVREMNRLGMLVDLSHVSPGTMSDALDVAQAPVIFSHSAARGLADHPRNVPDSILARLPRNGGVVMVTFVPGFISPELVAHDRAQQAEIARLRAQAGTDTAAVRAGVTAWQASHPRPKVTLAQVADHIEHVRKVAGIDHVGIGGDFDGITETIVGLEDVSKYPALFAELARRGWTEAELRKLAGENVLRALRGAEATAARLQRGVVPRVQKAATGS from the coding sequence ATGCGTCGCCTCCCGCTCGTCGCCGCGCTGCTGATCGCGCCCTCCGTCCTCGGCGCGCAGGCGCCCGCCGCACCCGCGGCGGCGCCCGCGCCGTCCGCCGCCGACCGCGCGCGCGCCGAGCGGGCGCTGCGCGCCGCGCCGCTCACCGACGGGCACAACGACCTGCCGTGGGCCATCCGCGAGGCGACGCCCAACGCCAACGTCGAGGACGCGCGCGGCGCGTGGGGCGACTCGCTCCCCGCGGCGCTCGACGTCGACGCGTACGACCTGCGCACGCGCACGAAGGGCCACACCGACTTCACGCGCCTCGCCCAGGGGATGCTCGGCGCGCAGTTCTGGTCGGTCTACATCCCGGGCGAGCCGGTCGACGGCGCGTACGGGCGGCACGGCAAGGTCGCCAGCACGCCGGGCTACGCGCGCGTGCAGCTGGAGCAGATCGACATCGCGCGCCGCGTGATCGCGAGGTATCCCGACCGCCTCGCGTTCGCCACCCGCGCCGCCGACGTCGCGCCCGCGCGGCGCGCCGGCAAGATCGCGTCGTTCCTCGGCATGGAGGGCGGCCACGCGATCGAGAACTCGCTCGGCGCGCTGCGCACGTACTACGACCTCGGCGTGCGCTACATGACGCTGACGCACAACGTGACGCTCGACTGGGCGGACGCGGCGCTGGACAGCGCGCGCCACGGCGGCCTGACGGACTTCGGCCGCGACGTCGTGCGGGAGATGAACCGCCTCGGCATGCTCGTCGACCTGTCGCACGTGTCGCCGGGGACGATGAGCGACGCCCTCGACGTCGCGCAGGCGCCGGTGATCTTCTCGCACTCCGCGGCGCGCGGGCTCGCCGACCACCCGCGCAACGTGCCCGACTCGATCCTCGCGCGGCTGCCGCGGAACGGCGGCGTGGTGATGGTGACGTTCGTGCCGGGCTTCATCTCGCCCGAGCTGGTCGCGCACGACCGCGCGCAGCAGGCGGAGATCGCGCGGCTGCGCGCGCAGGCGGGCACCGACACGGCGGCGGTGCGCGCGGGCGTGACGGCGTGGCAGGCGTCGCATCCGCGTCCGAAGGTCACGCTGGCGCAGGTGGCCGACCACATCGAGCACGTGCGCAAGGTCGCGGGCATCGACCACGTCGGCATCGGCGGCGACTTCGACGGGATCACCGAGACGATCGTCGGCCTCGAGGACGTCTCGAAGTATCCCGCGCTGTTCGCCGAGCTGGCGCGCCGCGGCTGGACGGAGGCGGAGCTGCGCAAGCTGGCGGGCGAGAACGTGCTGCGTGCGCTGCGCGGGGCCGAGGCGACGGCGGCGCGCCTGCAGCGGGGCGTCGTGCCGCGGGTGCAGAAGGCGGCGACCGGCAGCTGA
- a CDS encoding DsbA family oxidoreductase, with protein sequence MPTAATTLTLDLWADIACPWCWIGETRLKAAVARLRGERPDVRVEWSWRPFQLQPQLPREGVDFATHMRGKFGSDARLATMFGHVADAGAGDGLGFRFDRVTVAPNTTDAHRLVLWAQAQDDDAAVGERALATADALFRAYFAEGRDVGDRAVLTELAVAQGHDADAVRAMLASDAYELDVRDGQRDAARLGIQGVPFLVLDQRLAVSGAQPAELFDRALRAALDGGS encoded by the coding sequence ATGCCGACCGCCGCAACGACGCTCACGCTCGACCTCTGGGCCGACATCGCCTGCCCCTGGTGCTGGATCGGCGAGACGCGCCTCAAGGCGGCGGTCGCGCGGCTGCGCGGCGAGCGGCCCGACGTGCGCGTCGAGTGGAGCTGGCGGCCGTTCCAGCTGCAGCCGCAGCTCCCCCGCGAGGGCGTGGACTTCGCGACGCACATGCGCGGGAAGTTCGGGAGCGACGCGCGGCTGGCGACGATGTTCGGGCACGTGGCCGACGCGGGCGCGGGCGACGGGCTGGGGTTCCGCTTCGACCGGGTCACCGTCGCGCCCAACACCACCGACGCGCACCGGCTGGTCCTGTGGGCGCAGGCGCAGGACGACGACGCCGCGGTCGGCGAGCGCGCGCTGGCGACGGCCGACGCGCTCTTCCGCGCATACTTCGCCGAGGGGCGCGACGTGGGCGACCGCGCGGTGCTGACGGAGCTGGCGGTGGCGCAGGGGCACGACGCCGACGCCGTGCGCGCGATGCTGGCGTCGGACGCGTACGAGCTGGACGTGCGCGACGGTCAGCGCGACGCGGCGCGGCTGGGGATCCAGGGCGTGCCCTTCCTCGTGCTCGACCAGCGGCTGGCTGTCTCCGGAGCGCAGCCGGCGGAGCTGTTCGACCGGGCGCTGCGGGCGGCGCTCGACGGCGGGTCCTGA
- a CDS encoding PadR family transcriptional regulator, translating into MTEPADNLDLLQGTLDVLILKTLSWGPRHGYAVARWIHDVSGDVLRVEEGALYPALHRLERRGWIESEWGLSENNRRAKYYQLTSLGRQQLGTKTTVWAQYAAAVSRVLAVGAET; encoded by the coding sequence ATGACCGAGCCCGCCGACAACCTCGACCTCCTCCAGGGCACGCTCGACGTGCTCATCCTGAAGACCCTCTCGTGGGGACCCCGCCACGGCTACGCCGTCGCGCGCTGGATTCACGACGTCTCGGGCGACGTGCTCCGGGTCGAGGAGGGGGCGCTCTACCCCGCCCTCCACCGCCTGGAGCGGCGCGGCTGGATCGAGAGCGAGTGGGGGCTCTCCGAGAACAACCGCCGCGCCAAGTACTACCAGCTCACCTCCCTGGGCCGGCAGCAGCTCGGCACCAAGACGACCGTATGGGCGCAGTACGCCGCGGCCGTCTCCCGCGTGCTCGCCGTCGGAGCCGAAACATGA
- a CDS encoding ABC transporter permease: protein MTTRRFRGVRRLFRLPSAEQDVGAAVDEELAFHVDMATDELIAAGYPPDDARRLAMARFGDLEAVRARCQDISSHRVTEMHRSDRWASVAQDLRFAARGIRRSPGFSAIVLLTLALGIGATTAMFSVVRGVLLRPLPFPETERVVRLWPANPAADVAKGEVSHTEMRDWETDLTRFTAVGAFRVLGNGMVFGEAGAEPTFARTAYVTKGFFPAVGTRAAVGRTLSTEEHVAAAHAVVVSHAFWERQLGADSGVVGRQIRLGGESYTVTGVMPRDFAYPEADVAVWVPATLLGDDDVGAGRAARWLTPIARLKPGVTLEQGRQEVETFLKGLATRFPESNGGYVSAVAEPVRDTIVGSVRRGLLVMLGAVLLVLLVVCANVANLFLVRGTARTREIALRGALGASRGQVVRLLVIESLMLSLVGGVLGVLTAWWSVRTLLALSGDFLPRAADVRLDAGVLAFALGISLLTGVVVGLWPALRASLTTRMASTLRESGRGSVGAGGSAHRARAALVAAEVALAVVLVVGAGLMLRSFQQLTSADPGFRAENALLARFSIQIDDNDANREAAIARRIAVRQSIIDRVQQVPGVIAAGATKNAPLTQDPGESVPFTVPGRPAPPQGEEPRVLLMPATQGYLKALGVPLLAGEDVGRTAGDSTAPAKAVISRRMAEQVWPGRSAIGETFEYRGITFRVAGVAGDVRSARLDSIAGFTAYVPDAVMPRSAMSLVARTSGDPARLAGPIRAAIREIIPGQAFLEVVPLTNKVSDAASTQRLFTVLVTVFGSMALMLAAIGLYGVVAYVVRQREREIAVRVALGAPPARVMGLMLRQGMTPVAVGLAVGLGGALAVTRLLQSLLYGVSTTDPLTFVGVATLLAAVALLASWLPSRRATRVQPALTLREE from the coding sequence ATGACCACGCGCCGCTTCCGCGGCGTGCGCCGGCTCTTCCGACTCCCCAGCGCCGAGCAGGACGTCGGCGCCGCGGTGGACGAGGAGCTGGCCTTCCACGTCGACATGGCGACCGACGAGCTGATCGCCGCCGGCTATCCGCCCGACGACGCCCGGCGACTCGCCATGGCCCGATTCGGCGACCTCGAGGCGGTGCGTGCGCGCTGCCAGGACATCTCCTCCCACCGCGTGACCGAGATGCACCGTTCCGACCGCTGGGCCAGCGTCGCCCAGGACCTCCGCTTCGCCGCGCGCGGGATCCGCCGCTCGCCCGGCTTCTCCGCCATCGTCCTGCTCACGCTCGCGCTCGGGATCGGCGCGACGACGGCGATGTTCTCGGTCGTGCGCGGCGTGCTGCTGCGCCCCCTCCCCTTCCCGGAGACCGAGCGGGTCGTGCGCCTCTGGCCGGCCAACCCCGCCGCGGACGTCGCGAAGGGAGAGGTCAGCCACACCGAGATGCGCGACTGGGAGACCGACCTCACGCGCTTCACCGCCGTCGGCGCGTTCCGCGTCCTCGGCAACGGGATGGTGTTCGGCGAGGCCGGCGCGGAGCCGACGTTCGCCCGCACGGCGTACGTCACGAAGGGCTTCTTCCCCGCGGTCGGCACGCGGGCCGCGGTCGGGCGCACGCTCTCGACCGAGGAGCACGTCGCCGCGGCCCACGCGGTCGTCGTGAGCCACGCCTTCTGGGAGCGCCAGCTCGGCGCCGACAGCGGCGTCGTCGGGCGCCAGATCCGGCTCGGCGGCGAGTCGTACACGGTCACCGGCGTGATGCCGCGCGACTTCGCCTACCCCGAGGCCGACGTCGCCGTCTGGGTCCCGGCGACGCTGCTCGGCGACGACGACGTGGGCGCGGGGCGCGCGGCCCGGTGGCTGACGCCGATCGCGCGGCTCAAGCCCGGCGTCACCCTGGAGCAGGGGCGCCAGGAGGTCGAGACGTTCCTGAAGGGGCTGGCCACGCGCTTCCCCGAGAGCAACGGCGGCTATGTCAGCGCGGTCGCGGAGCCGGTGCGCGACACCATCGTGGGCTCGGTGCGTCGTGGGCTGCTGGTGATGCTCGGCGCCGTGCTGCTCGTGCTGCTGGTGGTGTGCGCGAACGTCGCGAACCTGTTCCTCGTCCGCGGCACCGCGCGCACGCGCGAGATCGCGCTGCGCGGCGCGCTCGGCGCCAGCCGCGGGCAGGTCGTGCGGCTGCTCGTGATCGAGAGCCTGATGCTGTCGCTCGTCGGCGGCGTGCTCGGCGTGCTGACCGCGTGGTGGAGCGTGCGCACGCTGCTCGCGCTCAGCGGCGACTTCCTCCCGCGTGCCGCCGACGTGCGCCTCGACGCGGGCGTGCTCGCGTTCGCGCTCGGCATCTCGCTGCTGACGGGCGTCGTGGTCGGGCTGTGGCCCGCGCTGCGCGCGTCGCTGACGACGCGCATGGCCAGCACGCTGCGCGAGAGCGGCCGCGGGAGCGTCGGCGCGGGCGGCTCGGCGCACCGCGCGCGCGCCGCGCTGGTGGCGGCCGAGGTGGCGCTGGCGGTCGTGCTCGTGGTGGGCGCGGGGCTCATGCTGCGCAGCTTCCAGCAGCTCACGTCGGCCGATCCGGGCTTCCGCGCGGAGAACGCGCTGCTCGCGCGCTTCTCCATCCAGATCGACGACAACGACGCGAACCGCGAGGCCGCGATCGCCCGGCGCATCGCCGTGCGACAGAGCATCATCGACCGCGTGCAGCAGGTGCCGGGCGTGATCGCCGCCGGCGCGACGAAGAATGCGCCGCTGACGCAGGACCCGGGCGAGTCGGTGCCGTTCACCGTGCCGGGCCGCCCCGCGCCGCCGCAGGGCGAGGAGCCGCGCGTGCTGCTGATGCCGGCGACGCAGGGCTACCTGAAGGCGCTCGGCGTGCCGCTGCTGGCGGGCGAGGACGTGGGCAGGACCGCGGGCGACAGCACGGCGCCGGCGAAGGCCGTCATCAGCCGCCGCATGGCGGAGCAGGTGTGGCCGGGCCGCTCGGCCATCGGCGAGACGTTCGAGTACCGCGGCATCACCTTCCGCGTCGCGGGCGTCGCGGGCGACGTGCGCAGCGCGCGCCTCGACTCGATCGCGGGCTTCACGGCCTACGTGCCCGACGCGGTGATGCCGCGCTCCGCGATGTCGCTGGTCGCGCGCACGTCGGGCGATCCGGCGCGGCTGGCGGGCCCCATCCGCGCGGCGATCCGCGAGATCATCCCCGGGCAGGCGTTCCTCGAGGTCGTGCCGCTCACCAACAAGGTCTCCGACGCGGCGTCCACCCAGCGGCTGTTCACGGTGCTGGTGACGGTGTTCGGGTCGATGGCGCTCATGCTCGCCGCGATCGGGCTGTACGGCGTGGTCGCCTACGTGGTGCGCCAGCGCGAGCGCGAGATCGCGGTCCGTGTCGCCCTCGGCGCGCCGCCGGCGCGCGTGATGGGCCTGATGCTCCGCCAGGGGATGACGCCGGTCGCGGTGGGGCTGGCGGTCGGCCTGGGCGGCGCGCTGGCGGTGACGCGGCTGCTGCAGTCGCTGCTCTACGGCGTGAGCACGACGGACCCGCTGACGTTCGTGGGCGTGGCGACGCTGCTGGCGGCGGTCGCGCTGCTGGCGTCGTGGCTGCCGTCGCGGCGGGCGACGCGGGTGCAGCCGGCGCTCACTCTCAGAGAGGAGTAG
- a CDS encoding sigma-70 family RNA polymerase sigma factor, with protein sequence MDDVERLFREYHAPLVRYLTRRLGDRDWAEEVAQETFLRALRHGPVAQERAWLFAVATNLVRDEARRDARRRRHLSLLREQEPTHVEPEPTTLERMQEMALARRAVDALAERDRLALLMREEGLDYHEIAAALGLAVGSVGTTLARARRRLVEAWEAIAGEERGGVAAPSVTPIPPAGPRPRTGGTHA encoded by the coding sequence ATGGACGACGTCGAGCGGCTGTTCCGGGAGTATCACGCGCCGCTGGTGCGGTACCTCACGCGCCGGCTGGGCGACCGCGACTGGGCCGAGGAGGTCGCGCAGGAGACCTTCCTGCGCGCCCTGCGGCACGGCCCGGTCGCGCAGGAGCGCGCGTGGCTGTTCGCGGTGGCGACCAACCTCGTGCGCGACGAGGCGCGGCGCGACGCGCGCCGGCGCCGGCACCTGTCGCTGCTGCGCGAGCAGGAGCCCACGCACGTCGAGCCCGAGCCGACGACGCTGGAGCGGATGCAGGAGATGGCGCTGGCCCGGCGCGCCGTGGACGCGCTGGCCGAGCGCGACCGGCTCGCGCTGCTGATGCGGGAGGAAGGATTGGACTACCACGAGATCGCCGCGGCGCTGGGGCTGGCGGTGGGGTCGGTCGGGACCACGCTGGCGCGGGCGCGCCGCCGCCTCGTCGAGGCGTGGGAGGCGATCGCGGGCGAGGAGCGGGGCGGCGTCGCCGCGCCGTCCGTCACGCCCATCCCGCCCGCGGGCCCGCGGCCGCGCACGGGAGGCACGCATGCATGA